In a single window of the Mucilaginibacter defluvii genome:
- a CDS encoding glycoside hydrolase family 43 protein, with protein sequence MSVLNKVRFGMPLYLAAIGVLISCNSSSSSAGKNDTTATGADTIAKVKFLSPPLVKDIYTADPSAHVFNGKIYIYPSHDYDAGIKENDNGDHFAMKDYHIFSMDSIGGPITDHGVALDVKDIPWAGRQLWASDVAYKSGTYYLYFPLKNKQDIFQIGVATSENPAGPFKAEPEPITGSYSIDPAVFTDTDGKTYIYFGGIWGGQLQQWANGKRVNDSKTDLKNDDAPALSCKVVQLKGNMKEFDGAPKDALILDSLGKPLLGKDHDRRFFEGSWMHKYNNKYYFSYSTGDTHLLCYAIGDSPMGPFTYKGVFMKPVQGWTTHHSIIEFKGKWYIFYHDTELSGKTHLRNIKVTELTHNADGSIALIDPFVK encoded by the coding sequence ATGTCAGTATTAAATAAAGTGCGTTTTGGTATGCCGTTATACCTCGCGGCTATCGGGGTGTTAATATCCTGCAACTCATCCAGTTCATCTGCCGGTAAAAATGATACTACCGCAACCGGGGCTGATACAATTGCGAAAGTGAAGTTTTTATCCCCGCCGCTTGTAAAAGATATTTACACTGCCGATCCGTCGGCACATGTGTTTAACGGTAAAATTTATATCTATCCTTCGCACGATTATGATGCAGGCATAAAAGAGAACGATAACGGCGACCATTTCGCGATGAAAGATTACCACATCTTTTCGATGGATAGCATTGGCGGGCCGATAACCGATCATGGTGTAGCGCTTGATGTAAAGGATATTCCGTGGGCGGGCAGGCAGCTTTGGGCGTCCGATGTTGCGTACAAGTCCGGTACCTATTACCTGTATTTTCCGCTTAAAAATAAACAGGATATCTTTCAGATAGGGGTGGCCACATCCGAAAATCCGGCCGGGCCGTTTAAAGCCGAACCCGAACCTATTACGGGCAGTTATAGTATTGACCCGGCTGTATTTACCGATACCGATGGCAAAACCTACATTTATTTCGGCGGTATATGGGGCGGGCAATTACAGCAATGGGCTAACGGCAAGCGGGTGAACGATTCAAAAACGGATCTAAAAAATGATGATGCTCCGGCACTATCGTGCAAGGTTGTTCAGCTAAAAGGGAATATGAAAGAGTTTGATGGCGCACCGAAGGATGCCCTTATACTGGATAGCCTGGGTAAGCCATTGCTGGGCAAAGATCATGACAGAAGATTCTTTGAAGGATCGTGGATGCATAAGTACAATAACAAATATTACTTTTCATACTCTACCGGCGATACGCATTTGCTTTGCTATGCCATTGGCGACTCGCCAATGGGGCCGTTTACGTATAAAGGCGTTTTCATGAAACCGGTTCAGGGGTGGACAACACATCATTCCATCATAGAATTTAAAGGTAAATGGTACATTTTTTACCATGATACCGAGCTGTCCGGTAAAACACATTTACGTAATATCAAAGTAACTGAGTTGACACATAATGCCGACGGTTCCATTGCCTTGATTGATCCCTTTGTTAAATAA
- a CDS encoding endo-1,4-beta-xylanase, with the protein MMKFCEKSLVSKFVKNITLVFALGSTLALMQYVLPKKDATKPNAKALAAEKGLKDYYRNYFTVGVAVNMAAIQGAEADLIKKEFNSITAENDMKMGPIHPQENVYDWSRADAIVDFAVKNKIRIRGHNLLWHTQAPAWMFKDSEGNQVSKAVLLARLKDHITTVVNRYKGKIYAWDVVNEAIDDNKDTYFRNTLWYKICGEDFIAKAFEYAHAADPSAALYYNDYNSEDEVKREKIYKLCKSLKDAGVPIHGIGLQGHWKLNDPSPEMLRKALDRYASLGLKLQVTELDITVRTRFKPGAPALPADSGLTPALAQQQADRYAEIFKILREYKGVITNVTFWNVSDKHSWLDLRRGGLAGGAAAGEVTSRKIVKAYPLLFDEQLGRKKAYWSVVNF; encoded by the coding sequence ATGATGAAATTCTGCGAAAAATCGCTTGTTAGTAAATTTGTAAAAAATATAACCCTTGTGTTCGCGCTTGGGAGTACACTTGCGTTAATGCAATATGTGTTGCCCAAAAAAGACGCTACAAAACCAAATGCAAAGGCGTTAGCTGCGGAAAAGGGACTGAAGGATTATTATCGTAATTATTTTACGGTAGGGGTGGCCGTTAATATGGCGGCGATACAGGGTGCCGAGGCCGATCTGATTAAAAAAGAATTTAACAGCATCACCGCGGAGAATGATATGAAGATGGGACCTATCCATCCGCAGGAAAATGTGTATGATTGGAGCCGCGCCGACGCTATCGTTGATTTTGCGGTAAAAAATAAAATACGCATACGTGGCCATAACTTGTTGTGGCATACCCAGGCCCCTGCCTGGATGTTTAAAGACAGCGAGGGCAACCAGGTTAGCAAAGCTGTTTTGCTTGCCCGCCTTAAAGATCATATTACCACGGTAGTTAACCGCTACAAGGGCAAAATTTACGCCTGGGACGTAGTTAATGAAGCCATAGACGATAACAAGGACACTTATTTTCGCAATACGCTATGGTACAAAATATGCGGCGAAGACTTTATTGCCAAAGCTTTTGAGTACGCCCACGCAGCCGACCCATCCGCAGCTTTGTATTACAACGATTACAATAGCGAGGATGAAGTAAAGCGCGAGAAAATATACAAGCTCTGCAAATCACTCAAAGATGCAGGCGTACCGATACATGGCATAGGTTTGCAGGGTCATTGGAAACTGAATGACCCCTCACCAGAAATGCTGCGTAAGGCACTTGACAGGTATGCCTCGCTTGGCTTAAAACTCCAGGTTACGGAATTGGATATCACCGTGAGAACCCGTTTTAAACCGGGAGCTCCTGCATTGCCGGCCGACTCCGGCCTGACGCCCGCACTGGCGCAGCAACAGGCAGACAGGTATGCCGAGATTTTTAAAATTCTGCGGGAGTACAAAGGAGTTATTACCAATGTTACCTTCTGGAATGTGTCTGATAAGCACAGCTGGCTCGATTTAAGGCGTGGCGGCCTTGCCGGTGGCGCCGCCGCGGGCGAAGTAACCAGCAGAAAAATTGTTAAAGCTTACCCATTGTTGTTTGATGAACAGCTCGGGCGTAAAAAAGCTTACTGGTCTGTAGTCAATTTTTAA
- a CDS encoding hybrid sensor histidine kinase/response regulator transcription factor: MYIVIFVCSIASVLGQGEPSFVALTTRDGLSSNTISAITQDRAGLMWFGTIDGLNKFDGTNFTVYTHNDKDSTTIPTNEITSLLEDRSGTLWVGTDNSGIAWYNARNDSFVTIKIDNALSRNTQPTAKALHLDHAGNIWVGSFNAYYIINPKTKKLVTYKIAKYLPKPVNTLMVLSFFEDRFHRMWIGTNGGLLRYDIRSKRMQRFLHNTKITGSLSDNNVKTIVQDRTGALFFGTNKGLNKLMPNGKSFQTYRHDDKNSGSVSSDIIYAAIVAPDGKLWLGTENGLSIFNSGSSSFHNIRPDRRMSFSLSHKSVKNLFLAQRGIIWLGTHQGGVNKYDPNLALFSLKRSFPFDPNGLSSPFVTAFAEYQNNRFFVGTDGGGLNLFNRKTGLFDHLDIKSKIDHSGGPLSILTLELDQHKKLWIGTYQNGLFNYDPVTGKYSQYLVGDGSGLSQNDIFVIRQDSRGLIWVGTNGRGVDVFNPATKKMLNYGVQSQAGNTNILPLNGFMRAIEEDNAGNIWLGSNGTGIAVFHPDNKKFTVFNKTNSGLSNNVVLSILHDRLGTTWVGTNGGGINRFNSKTKKFSHLCETEGLANGIIHKILQDEAGLIWVSTDKGISSIDPATNKIKNYSRPNGVQDSPFMFSAGLAASDGELYFGGQDGFNYFKPAELPVNTYMPRLLLTDLKVGNKTVLPGEDSPVKEQISVAKQIDLDYGQNFSISYIALNYTAPQQNNYAYRLSGLDKDWNYVGKEKTAYYTNLDPGDYIFQVRASNNEGVWSKHVTSVLVHIHPPLWRTPYAYAAYALLFLSFLFYTRHRGIQKIKNRLAIEQEKLNAKRLVEQQRIEAERIHELDEQKIKFLTNLSHEFRTPISLIMAPADKLLTLPHQAVATAQIKMIRRNARRLLNLVNQLLDFRKMEEQELKLNKQTGDLVAFIKEAAEAFQDLSDKRKIALTISSDVDSLISQFDHDKIERIIFNILSNAFKFTGEGGSVSVSLSVITGDDNLPNGCRIVITDTGIGIDKEHQSRIFDRFFMENKPTQVLNQGSGIGLSIAREFVQLHGGEITVSSELNIGTSFIITLPLADIEPQQVSQQLMSQDDDDFTLKEDNNVNTVSDTRTNQATVLLVEDNPEFRYYLKDSLQKYYHIVEAANGREGWQKALATHPNLIVSDISMPFMDGIQLSQKLKADKRTSHIPVILLTAISGEEDQIKGLESGANDYLTKPFNFGILNTKIKNLLKYNRSLKDAYSKQIQVKGDEIEIESTDAKLLNNIVKYIDEKLNDPDLSVEELSRHVGMSRGSLYHKLLEMTGLSPVEYIRSVKLERAALLLEKSDYNVAQIAYMTGFGTPSYFSRLFKARYKVLPSEYINIKRKENKLHAENNNAM, from the coding sequence TTGTATATTGTTATTTTTGTTTGCTCCATCGCGTCGGTATTAGGGCAGGGGGAACCTTCATTTGTGGCGCTCACCACCCGAGATGGTTTATCATCGAATACCATAAGCGCTATAACGCAGGACCGGGCCGGGCTAATGTGGTTTGGTACTATTGATGGCCTGAATAAATTCGACGGCACAAACTTTACGGTTTATACGCATAACGATAAAGACAGTACCACAATACCTACCAACGAAATAACCTCGCTGCTCGAGGATCGCTCGGGTACCTTGTGGGTAGGTACTGATAACAGCGGCATTGCCTGGTATAATGCGCGAAACGATTCTTTCGTCACCATAAAAATTGACAATGCGCTATCGCGTAACACACAGCCAACGGCCAAAGCCTTACATCTCGATCATGCAGGGAATATATGGGTAGGTAGCTTTAACGCTTATTATATTATCAACCCTAAAACAAAAAAACTTGTAACCTATAAAATTGCAAAGTACCTGCCTAAGCCTGTAAATACGTTGATGGTGTTATCTTTTTTTGAGGACCGCTTTCATCGCATGTGGATAGGTACCAATGGCGGCTTGCTGCGTTATGATATCAGGAGTAAAAGGATGCAGCGCTTTCTGCATAACACGAAAATAACCGGCAGCCTGAGCGATAATAACGTAAAAACCATTGTGCAGGATAGAACCGGCGCGCTGTTTTTTGGCACCAACAAAGGCTTAAATAAGCTGATGCCCAATGGTAAAAGCTTCCAAACCTACCGGCATGATGATAAAAATTCAGGCTCCGTTAGCAGCGATATTATTTACGCGGCTATTGTAGCGCCGGATGGTAAGTTATGGCTGGGTACAGAAAACGGGCTTAGTATTTTTAATAGCGGATCATCCTCGTTTCATAACATCCGGCCTGACAGGCGCATGTCGTTCAGCCTATCGCATAAGTCGGTTAAGAATTTGTTTTTGGCGCAGCGCGGTATAATATGGCTGGGCACGCACCAGGGCGGCGTAAATAAGTACGACCCCAATTTGGCTTTGTTCAGCCTCAAACGCAGTTTCCCGTTTGATCCCAATGGCTTGTCTTCACCATTTGTAACTGCGTTTGCTGAATACCAGAACAACCGCTTTTTTGTGGGTACTGATGGGGGCGGTTTGAATTTGTTTAACCGTAAAACCGGCCTTTTTGATCACCTGGATATTAAAAGTAAGATCGATCATTCGGGCGGGCCGCTATCCATATTAACGCTTGAATTGGATCAGCATAAAAAATTATGGATAGGCACTTACCAAAACGGGCTTTTTAATTACGATCCGGTTACAGGCAAGTACAGCCAGTACCTGGTGGGTGATGGATCGGGCTTAAGCCAGAACGATATCTTCGTTATTCGGCAGGATTCGCGGGGGCTGATATGGGTCGGCACCAATGGCCGCGGCGTTGATGTGTTCAATCCGGCTACGAAAAAAATGCTTAATTACGGCGTCCAATCGCAAGCCGGTAACACGAATATTTTGCCCCTTAACGGCTTTATGCGCGCTATTGAGGAAGATAATGCGGGCAATATATGGCTTGGCTCAAACGGAACCGGTATTGCCGTATTCCATCCGGATAACAAGAAGTTTACAGTTTTCAATAAAACCAACAGCGGTTTATCAAACAACGTGGTGTTGAGCATCTTGCATGACCGGTTGGGTACTACCTGGGTAGGCACTAACGGTGGCGGGATTAACCGTTTTAACAGCAAGACAAAAAAGTTTAGCCACCTGTGCGAAACCGAAGGGCTTGCAAACGGTATCATACATAAGATATTGCAGGATGAAGCCGGGTTGATATGGGTAAGTACAGACAAGGGCATAAGCAGTATTGACCCGGCAACTAACAAGATAAAAAACTATAGCAGGCCAAATGGCGTGCAGGATAGTCCGTTTATGTTTAGCGCGGGTCTTGCAGCATCAGACGGCGAACTTTACTTTGGCGGGCAAGACGGCTTCAACTACTTTAAGCCAGCCGAACTGCCAGTTAACACTTACATGCCCAGGCTGCTGCTAACGGATTTAAAAGTGGGTAACAAAACCGTGCTGCCAGGCGAGGATTCGCCTGTAAAGGAGCAAATTAGCGTAGCAAAACAGATTGATCTGGATTACGGGCAAAATTTTTCAATAAGTTACATTGCGCTTAATTACACTGCGCCGCAGCAGAACAACTACGCCTACCGTTTGTCGGGCCTTGATAAGGACTGGAATTATGTAGGTAAGGAAAAAACCGCTTATTATACCAACCTCGATCCGGGCGATTATATTTTTCAGGTGCGAGCAAGCAATAATGAGGGCGTTTGGAGCAAGCACGTAACTTCTGTTTTGGTACACATACATCCACCTTTGTGGCGTACACCGTATGCCTATGCGGCTTATGCATTACTTTTTTTATCGTTTTTGTTTTACACCAGGCACCGTGGCATTCAAAAAATTAAAAACCGTTTAGCCATTGAGCAGGAAAAACTCAACGCCAAACGCCTGGTTGAGCAGCAGCGTATTGAGGCAGAACGCATACATGAGCTTGATGAACAAAAAATTAAATTTTTAACCAATTTAAGCCACGAGTTCAGAACGCCTATATCCTTGATAATGGCGCCGGCCGATAAGCTGCTAACCCTGCCGCACCAGGCGGTAGCTACAGCGCAGATCAAAATGATACGCCGAAACGCACGCCGGTTGTTGAACCTGGTAAATCAACTGCTCGATTTCAGGAAAATGGAAGAGCAGGAGCTGAAGCTGAATAAACAAACCGGAGATCTGGTCGCGTTTATTAAAGAGGCGGCCGAAGCGTTTCAGGATCTGTCGGACAAAAGAAAGATTGCACTTACCATATCGAGCGATGTTGATAGTCTTATATCACAGTTTGATCACGACAAAATAGAACGCATCATTTTCAATATCCTGTCAAACGCGTTCAAATTTACCGGCGAGGGTGGTTCTGTATCGGTTAGTCTTTCAGTAATAACCGGTGATGATAATTTGCCCAATGGCTGCCGTATTGTGATAACTGATACAGGCATAGGCATCGACAAGGAGCACCAAAGCCGCATATTCGACCGCTTTTTTATGGAGAATAAGCCTACGCAGGTATTAAACCAGGGCAGCGGAATTGGCCTTTCGATAGCCAGGGAGTTTGTTCAGCTTCATGGCGGCGAAATAACCGTGAGCAGTGAGCTTAACATAGGTACATCATTTATAATTACCCTGCCGTTAGCTGATATTGAGCCACAACAGGTTTCGCAGCAACTGATGAGCCAGGATGACGATGATTTTACGCTAAAGGAAGATAATAATGTTAATACTGTAAGCGATACCCGCACTAACCAAGCCACCGTATTACTGGTTGAAGATAACCCCGAATTCCGTTATTACTTGAAGGACAGCCTGCAGAAGTATTACCACATTGTTGAGGCTGCAAACGGCCGGGAAGGCTGGCAAAAGGCATTGGCAACCCACCCCAATTTAATTGTTAGTGATATAAGCATGCCTTTTATGGACGGTATCCAGCTTAGCCAGAAGCTGAAAGCCGATAAACGTACCAGCCACATACCGGTAATATTACTAACCGCTATCAGTGGTGAAGAAGATCAGATAAAGGGATTGGAATCAGGGGCTAACGATTATCTGACCAAGCCATTCAATTTCGGGATATTGAATACCAAGATCAAAAACCTGCTTAAGTATAACCGTTCGCTAAAGGATGCTTACTCCAAACAGATACAGGTTAAAGGCGATGAGATCGAAATTGAATCGACCGATGCCAAATTGTTAAACAACATCGTAAAATATATTGACGAGAAATTGAACGACCCTGATCTTTCAGTTGAAGAATTGAGCAGGCATGTAGGCATGAGCCGCGGATCGTTATACCACAAGCTGCTGGAAATGACAGGGCTTAGTCCGGTTGAATACATCCGCTCAGTAAAGCTTGAGCGTGCGGCCTTACTGCTGGAAAAAAGTGATTATAACGTTGCCCAGATAGCTTACATGACGGGTTTCGGAACACCAAGCTATTTTTCGCGACTTTTTAAAGCGCGGTACAAAGTTTTGCCTTCCGAATATATTAATATAAAGCGCAAGGAGAACAAATTGCACGCCGAGAATAATAACGCTATGTAA